In the Nocardioides marmotae genome, TGGTCGCGGTGAGGTCGTCGGGACGCAGGTCCTTCAGCGAACCCTTGTTGGCGCGGCCGATGGGGGAACGCGTTGCGGAGACGATGACGGCTTCAGGCATGCAAGTACTCCGATCTCGGGTGATGTGCCGGGTCAGCCTAGATCAGCGGTGGCTGCGAGGATCGGGACGTGCGTCACGTCTATGAGTGCCAGGTCCGCTGGGCCGACCAGGACCTGCTCGGTCATGTCAACAACGTCGTGTACGTCGACTACCTCCAGGAGGCGCGGGTCGACATGCTCCGCACCCACGGGCGCTCGCGGCAGGCCGAGCAGCTCGCCGAGGGCGTGGTGGTCGTGCGGACCGAGGTGGGCTACCGGGCCCCGTTGTTCTTCGACTTCCGCCCGGTGCTCGTGGAGTGCTGGGTCACCGAGATCCGGGCCGCGACGTTCACCCTCGCCTACGAGGTCTTCCACGAGCGCCCGGACGGTTCGCGCAAGGTCTACCTGCAGGCCGCGACCGTCCTGACGCCGTACGTGTTCGCCGAGGAGCGGCCGCGGCGGCTCAGCCCCGAGGAGCGCGAGGGCCTGGCGGCGTACCTCGAGCCGGCCGACCGGGCGCCCCGGGTGACGTTCCTCGAGCGGCCGGCCACGGCGGGCCGCTACCCGGTGCGCGTCCGCTTCTCCGACGTCGACGTCTACCGGCACGTCAACAACGTGACGTACTTCGAGTACTTCCAGGAGGCGCGGATCCACTACTTCGAGGAGCTCGGCCGACGCTCCGAACGGGAGGTCACCCGGCCGCTGCTGGTCGTGGCGCGCAAGGAGGTGGACTACCGGGTGCCGGTGCTGCACCGGCCCGAGCCGTACGACGCGTGGTCGTGGATCTCTCGGGTCGGGAACACGTCCTTCGACGTCCAGTCCGAGCTGTGCGACGGGGACACGGTCCTGGCACGAGCCCACACCACCGTGGTGGTCGTCGACGCGGACGCTCAGCGGCCGACGCCGCCGGACCCCGCGTTCCGCGAGGTGCTGGTCGCCGCGCTGCCCTGATCGCCGCCGGTCACCTCGCCGGTCACCTCGCCGGTCACCTCGCCGGTCGCCCTTGCGGCGCGCGTCGAGACCCAGGTTGCGGGCGATGCCGAAGAGCCAGCCCGCGAACTGCTCGCCGGTCCCGGTGAACTCGTGGATCTTCGTCGCCGCCGTCAACCAGGCCTCGGACGCGACGTCGTCGGCCGCCGTCGCCGAGTCCCCGGAGGGCCGGACCTGGAGCCAGACGACCAGGCGGCCGGCGTGCTCGGCGTAGAGCCGGCGCCAGGCGTCCTGGTCACCCCCCTTGGCGCGCGCGATCAGCTCGTCGTCGGCGTCCAACCACGGCCCCCGCTGGTCGCTGCGCCCTTGCCGTTCGCGTGGCCGTGGCGGTGCTGGTGGTTGCCGGGGCCGGCCTGACCGGTGCCCTCGGGAGTGGACGGTATCGGTGAGGGCCGATCGGTCGGGGCGGACCCGCTGGTCGACGTCGGTCCGGAGGTCGGCCCACCCGGAGCCTGCGACCCGCCGGGGGAGCGCTCGGGGGAGCGCTCGGGGGAGCGCTCGGGTGCCTCGAGGGGCGCCTGTGTGGGCTGGGGCTCGGGGGCGCGGAGGAGGCGGCGAGCGCCGCGAGCGCCACCGTCGGAGCCAGACGCCCGTTCCGTGCTGCCGCAGGGGGTGCTCCTCCCGCTACCTGTCGCGACGAGGCTGGTCCGTTACGTCGACCGCCGACCTCGTGCTCCGGGCGTGCCTGTGCCCCGCCGGCGGGGTGCTCCGGCGGGGTCGTGGCGGTGGGGCTATGGCGGGGGCGGCTGGTCCGTCGGCGGTGGGTCGAGGTCGTGGGTGCCTCGGTGGTCGACCCGGTAGGTGAGTCCGGTGGGACTTCGCCACTCAAACGTGCCCGGCGAGGGTGATTGTTGTGACCAGCCGCCGTGGGTCTTGGCGCGGTGGTGGCGTCGGCAGAGTGGCGCGATGTTCTCGGTCGCTGTCGGTCCGCCCCTGGCGTGGGGGATGACGTGGTCGTCATCCACTCGCGATGACGCGTGGGCGGGGCGGGTGCACCAGGGGAACACGCAGTGCAGGTCGCGCAGTCGGGTCTGGGTCGAGAGGCGGTCGGGGACCTCATAGGCCTCGACGTGGATCCGCTCGGCCAGGTCGATGACGGGCTTCACGGTGATCGTCTTGCCGGTGTCGGCTCGTGCGGCGCGGGTGCACCAGTCGGCGAGCTGAGTGATCAGGACGAACCCGCGGACGTTCTCGACCCGGGTGATGTCGTCCAGGGTCCCGTCGGGGCTCTGGTGGACGTGGACCACGAGGGGCTTGGGATCGGTGTCGAACTCCAGGCTCAGCTGCCGCCGCGCCATGTCACCCAGAGCGACCGAGCGGCGGGCGTCGAGGGTGTCGGTGCACCCCAGTGCTTCGAGCCGCGCGGCGCCCTTTTCGAGGGCGTCGTCGAGGTCGAGCGCGTCGGCCAGGTCGAGGGTCGCCCACACGTCGACGTGCCCGTCGAAGGACACCTGTCGCGACTGGATGGTCACGTGCCGGGCCTCGGCCCGCTCGGTCGCCACCCGCTGGGCCTCGTCGGGGTCGAACCGGACCAGCGCCTCCTCCAGGAGCCGCTCCAACGCCGCCGGCCCGATCGTGGAGGCCACCGGTGCGACGTGGGTGTCGACGAACGCGGCGCCCTTCTTCGGCAGGTGCAACGTCCGGCGAGCCAACGAGCGGGCCTTCCAGGCCGGCAGGTCGAGGTCGGTGACCTTCTTCCAGAGCTTCGGGAGCCGGTAGCGCAGCTCGAGGGCCTCGGCCAGGTAGGCCCGACCCGCGTCCTCCGACTTCCCCAGCCCGGCCGCGAACTCCACCACCGCGAACTCCGTCACGAACGGCGCACCCTCACCCGCCAGGCAGACCGGCTTGTCACCGAACCCGCGGAACACCGACCACGTCGCCGCCTCGTCCAACGACTCCGCCGGGTGCAGCACGCACCACTGGACCGCCGCTTCGAGGAGCTCGGCCTCGGCCGCGTTAGCCGCGCGCTGCTTGGCGCGCGCGAGGCTCAGCACGTCGGCTGGGGTGTCCAGCGGGTGCTCGAGCGTCGCGATCAAGGCCATGCCTCATTCTAGTCGAACAGCTGCTCGAATGGAAGGGTCTGTTCTCAGATCTTCAGAGCGGGGTCGGACGCGCCAGCGCGAGGCGGCGGCCAGAGACCCGGCAGCGAACCGCGACCCACGACGTACCTGGCCCATAGCTGCCAAAGCCGCAACCACCCCACAGCCCGCAGGCCGAAGGTCGGCTGCCAGGGGCCTCGACACGTCGGCGCCAGGGCGCCTCCTGCTCGACCAGCGGGGGCGGCCGCTACCCACGGCCCGAAAGCCGAAGGTGAGACAGCACCGCTAGGGTCCGCCCGTGCGCCTCATCCCACGCCTGCTGAACCGTGCCGTCCACGCCGGGTGGCGGTGGGTGGACCGGGCGGGGGAGATCGTGCCGGGGACGCGGGCGGCCGAGGAGTTCGGGAGCTTCGGGGCGGGGTCGTGCATCGACTTCCCGCCGGCGACGATCCTCAACGCCTCCTCGATCCACCTCGGCGAGCGGACGCTCGTGGGTCGCCAGGTGACGCTGTCGGTGGGCTGGGGGACCAATGAGCAGGCGCTGCCGCCGCGGGGCCTGGTGGTCGGCGACCGGTGCGTCATCGGCGCGCGGACGAGCATCACCGCGCACGAGTCGATCGAGATCGGCGACGACGTGTTCTTCGGGCAGGGCGTGTTCGTGACCGACGCCAGCCACGGCTACCAGGTGCCGGACCGGCCGGTCGGCGCGCAGTTCGGCCCCTCTGACCCGGTGGTGGTCGGGGCGGGGTCGTGGATCGGCCACCACGCGGTGCTGCTGCCGGGCACCCGGCTGGGCCGCAACGTCGTGGTCGCGGCGGGCTCGATCGTGCGCGGTGTGGTGGAGGACCACGCTGTGGTGGCGGGCAACCCGGCGCGGGTGGTGCGCCGCTACGAGCCGGGCGTGGGCTGGGTGGGGTCGCGCGGCGACGTACGCCCTGTGCTCGCCGACGACCTCGACTTCCTCGACGAGGCCGTCACCGGCTGAGCATCAGGCATCGGGCCTCAGGTCGCGGCGGGCGGCTCGTCGACGGTGTTGACCATGAACTGCGCGGCGTGGGTGACGTAGTCCCAGAGCTGGGCCTCCTGCTCGGGGGTGAGGTCGACGGCGTCGAGCCCGGCGCGGAAGTGCTTGAGCCAGTGGTCGCGCGACTCCGGGGTGACCTGGAACGGCGCGTGGCGCATGCGCAGCCGCGGGTGCCCACGGGTCTCGGAGTACGTCGTCGGGCCACCCCAGTACTGGACGAGGAAGAGCAGGAAGCGCTCCTCCGCGGGCCCGAGGTCCTCCTCGGGGTACATCGGCCGCAGCACCTCGTCGGTGGCCACACCCTCGTAGAAGGTCGCGACGATGCGGCGGAACGTCTCGAAGCCGCCGACTTCCTCGTAGAACGTGGTCACGGGTCCCATTCTGCCGACGCCTCTCCAGTCCGTTGCATCCGCGTGCCAGACTCGCGACGGACCAGACCCCCGGCCGCACACTGGCCACCGACCCCACAGGAGTGATCGAGGCATGGCAACGACGCGCACCGCGCAGACCACCTGGCAGGGCTCGCTCCAGGAGGGCTCCGGCTCCGTGGAGCTCCAGTCCTCGGGCGTGGGCACCTTCGACGTGTCCTGGCCCTCCCGCGCCGAGTCGGCGAACGGCAAGACCAGCCCCGAGGAGCTCATCGCCGCGGCGCACTCCTCGTGCTTCTCCATGGCGCTCTCCGCCGCGCTGTCCAAGGCCGGCACCCCGCCGACCACCCTGGAGACCAGCGCCGAGGTCGAGCTGACCCCGGGCACCGGCATCACCGGCATCAAGCTGACCGTCGTCGGCACCGTCGAGGGCATCTCCGAGGAGAAGTTCGTCGAGGCCGCCACCGGCGCCAAGGAGGGCTGCCCGGTCAGCCAGGCGCTCGCCGGCACCACCATCACGCTGGACGCCTCGCTCAAGAGCTGACCCGCGGGCGGGCACGTCCCGCCGTACGACGCACAGCGGCCCGCCCGGGTGACCGGGCGGGCCGCTGTCGTGTGCTCGGGCGTGCGGCGGCGCGTACGCCGGCGGCTCAGGCGTCCTGGCCGGCCCGCTCGCCCTCGGACTCGGACTCCGGCGCCGACACGTCCGTGCCGTGCGCGGCCCGGACCTCCTCGCGGTGCCAGACGACCCGCTGGGCGAAGGGGATCTCGATGCCCTCGTGGTCGAAGCGCGCCTTGATCCGCTGGCGCAGCTCGCGGGCGACGCCCCACTGCTCCATCGGTGCGGTCTTGACCATCACCCGCAGGGTGATCGAGTCGGCGGCCAGCATCTCCACGCCGGTGACCTCCGGTGCCTCGATGACGACGTTGCGGAAGTCCTCGTCCTCCCACAGGCCGTGGCTGACGTCGCGGAGCACGTCCTGGACCCGGACCAGGTCCTCGCCGTAGGCGACGTTGACGTCGACCACCGCGCGGGACCAGTTCTGGCTCATGTTGCCGACCCGCAGGATCTCGCCGTTGGGGACGTACCAGACGGTGCCGTTGAGGTCGCGCAGCCGGGTGACGCGCAGGCTCACCGCCTCGATCGTGCCGGTCGCCTCGCCCACGTCGACGACGTCGCCGACGCCGTACTGGTCCTCGAAGATCATGAAGATGCCGGAGAGGAAGTCCTTGACCAGTGACTGGGCGCCGAAGCCCAGGGCGACGCCGACGATCCCGGCGCTGGCGATGATCGGGGCGATGTTGACCCCCAGCTCGCTGAGGATCATCGTGCCGAAGATCGCCACCAGGACGCCGGTGACGACGCTCTTGAGCAGGTCGCCCATGGTCTTGGCCCGCTGGACCCGGCGGGTCTGCGTCGCCGCGTCGCGCGCGGCGACCGCGTGGACGGCCTTGCCCCGCTTGGGCAGGCGGGTGACCCGGTCGGGCAGCACGCCGTCCTCGGCGCTGGCCACGAGCCGGTCGACCAGCTTGTGCAGCACCCAGCGGATGACGAGGCCGAGGATGACGAGGGCGGTGATCGCGAGCGGCTTGCCGATGATGACGTCGGCGACCTCGGCGACGGTGTCGTTGCCGAACCACTCGTAGGCGATGTTGCAGGTCTGCTCGCCGTCCTCGCAGGGGCCGGTGGTCGCGGTGAACATGGGGCCCATGTCTAACAGGTGGGCACCCCGCCGCCGAAGGCTCCGCGCGGCCGTGTGACCCATCTGACCGGACGGGGCGCCGGGGCGGGGGAGGGCTACGGATATCCTGCACGCGTGACCGCCTCGATCAGCCCCGTTCGTCGGGCCGCCGCCCTGCTTTCCGGCCTCTCCGTCGTCCTGACCGCCGCCGTCGTGCAGGCTGCCCCCGCGACCGCCGACGTGCCCGAGGGCTGGTCGGACCCGGACCCGGTCAACACCCTGCACGCGGTGCTGCTCTTCGGCGGCGTCCCGCTGCTGCTGTTCATCGTGATCTGGGTGGTCGTCTACGCGCCGGCCATGATCCGCGGCGAGCGCGTCACGCCGGGCTCGCCCGCGGTCGAGAACCAGTGGATCGGCGGCCCCCGCAAGAGCACCTCCGAGCTCGCCGGCCCCGACGGGGACGACTCACAGGCGGGTGGAGCCAGTGCCCGGTGGTGAACACCTGACCGAGGCCGAGCGGGCCCGCCTCGACGAGGCGATCCGCGCGGCCGAGCGTCTCTCGCGCGTCGAGTTCTCCGTCTTCATCGGGACGGCGGAGGGTGACCCGCGCTCGTTCGCCACACAGCTGCACAACTCCCTGGTCGCGCCCTCGCGCAGCATCCTGGTGATGGTCGACCCCGTCGCCCGGGCGCTGGAGATCGTCACCGGCGGCTGGGTACGCCGCACGCTCACCGACCGCCAGGTCGAGCTCGCCGCCCTCCAGATGCGCTCGGCCTTCGCCGCGGACGATCTCGTCGGCGGCCTGGTCCGCGGCATCCACATGCTCGCCGAGCACGCCCGGCCCCCGCAGACGCTGCACGCCGGCGAGGCCTGATCGGCCCACCGGCGCCGAACCGGCCCTGAGACACCGAACCGGCCCTGAGACACCGAACGGCCGGCCTCCCGAGGGAGGCCGGCCGTTCGTGCGTCCGCGCGGGGTCAGCCGCGGGCGTCACGCTCCTGGGCGGTCAGCGCCCGGGCCAGCTCGGCGCGCGCCTCGCCGACGTAGCGCTGCGCGCCCTTGGGGGCGGTGTTGTCGGCCAGCCAGGCGTCGAGCCGGGCGACGGTCTCCGCCGAGGCCAGGAGCCGCGGGAAGCCGTGCTCGAGCACGACCGAGCCCTTGTGGAAGCCGAGGCTGTCGATCGCGGTCTCGGCGGCCTCGAGGTACTTCTCGAGGTACGGCGCCGCGACCTCCTCCTGGTTGAACCGGAAGATGGAGAGCACCATCTCGCGCGAGGTCTCGTTCGGCGTGGCGGGGTCCATGATCGCGGCCCAGCCGGCCTGCTTGGCCGCGGCGGTCGGCTGCGCCACACGGGCGGCGGCCGCCTTCTCCCGGCCGGCGCTCGTCGCGTCGCGGTCGAGCTCGGCGTCGATCTCGGCGTCGGTGAAGACCCCGAGGCGGGCGAGGTTCTTCACCAGCTCCCAGCGCAGGTCCTGGTCGACGCTGAGGCCCTCGACGGTGAAGGAGCCGTCGAGCAGCCCGCGCAGGTCGGCGACGGCCTGCTCGGAGCGGGCCGCCAGCGCGTAGGAGCGGGCGAAGGTCAGCTGGTGGTCGCTGCCGGCCTCCGCGGCGAGCAGGAGCGAGCGCAGCCCGGTCTCCCACTCCTCCTGGAGGGCGGGTCGCCCGGCCGGGTCGGAGTAGAGCTCGACCGCGAGGGCGGTGGAGGCCGGGATCCGGGTGACGCCCCAGGCGTCGGTCTCCTGGCCGATGTTGGCCAGCACCAGGCGGACCCAGTCGGTCGCCGACAGCTCGCCGTCGCGGGTCATGTCCCAGGCGGCCGTCCACGCGACGGCGCGGGGGAGGGAGTCCTCGAGCTTCGAGAGCCCGCCGATGACGGTCTGCAGGGAGCGCTCGTCGAGGCGGATCTTGGCGTAGGCGTGGTCCTCGTCGTTGAGCAGCAGCAGCGCCGGCTGCTCGGTCCCGACGAGTGCCTCGACGGCCGTCGAGGCGCCCTCGACGTCGACCTCGAGGTACTCGCGCCGCACGAGGCGGCCGTCGACCTCGTCGTACAGGCCGATGCCGAGGCGGTGGCGGCGCAGCGTCGGCCAGTCGGGGTGGGCCGACTGCTCGACGGAGAACGACGTGTAGCGGCCCTGGTCGTCGAGCTCGAAGGCCGGGGCGAGGGTGTTGACGCCGGCGGTCTGCAGCCACTCCTGGGCCCAGCCCTTGAGCTCGCGGCCCGAGGACTTCTCCAGCGCCGCGAGCAGGTCGGCGAAGGTGGCGTTGGAGAACGCGTGGTCCTTGAAGTACTGGCGCAGGCCGGCCAGGAACGGGTCGAGCCCGACCCAGGCGACCAGCTGCTTGAGCACAGAGGCGCCCTTGGCGTAGGTGATCATGTCGAAGTTCACCTCGACCGCGTGCAGGTCGACGTTGTCGGCCGCGATCGGGTGCGTCGAGGGCAGCTGGTCGGCGCGGTAGCCGGTCTGCTTGCGCGCGTTGGCGAAGCCGGTCCAGGCGTCGGTGAAGTCGGTGGCCTCGGCCTCGCACCAGTAGCAGGCCCACTCCGCGAAGGACTCGTTGAGCCAGAGGTCATCCCACCACTTCATGGTCACCAGGTCGCCGAACCACATGT is a window encoding:
- the pepN gene encoding aminopeptidase N yields the protein MPGTNLTRDEAATRAALLDVTSYTIDLDLTGATATDARTFGSTTTIEFTCREPGAATFADLVDATVHEITLNGESLDPATAYADSRIALPGLQERNTLVVRAECTYSHTGEGLHRFVDPADDRVYLYSQFEVPDARRVFTTFEQPDLKAPFTFTVTAPAHWAVVSNSPTPEPQPAGEGAAVWAFEPTKPMSTYITAIVAGEYHAEHDVYEGKHGSIPLGHYCRQSLVEHMDTEELVQLTKQSFAFFEEKFDYPYPFGKYDQLYVPEYNMGAMENAGCVTLRDEYLPRSRQPRSFYEFRTSVITHEMAHMWFGDLVTMKWWDDLWLNESFAEWACYWCEAEATDFTDAWTGFANARKQTGYRADQLPSTHPIAADNVDLHAVEVNFDMITYAKGASVLKQLVAWVGLDPFLAGLRQYFKDHAFSNATFADLLAALEKSSGRELKGWAQEWLQTAGVNTLAPAFELDDQGRYTSFSVEQSAHPDWPTLRRHRLGIGLYDEVDGRLVRREYLEVDVEGASTAVEALVGTEQPALLLLNDEDHAYAKIRLDERSLQTVIGGLSKLEDSLPRAVAWTAAWDMTRDGELSATDWVRLVLANIGQETDAWGVTRIPASTALAVELYSDPAGRPALQEEWETGLRSLLLAAEAGSDHQLTFARSYALAARSEQAVADLRGLLDGSFTVEGLSVDQDLRWELVKNLARLGVFTDAEIDAELDRDATSAGREKAAAARVAQPTAAAKQAGWAAIMDPATPNETSREMVLSIFRFNQEEVAAPYLEKYLEAAETAIDSLGFHKGSVVLEHGFPRLLASAETVARLDAWLADNTAPKGAQRYVGEARAELARALTAQERDARG
- a CDS encoding mechanosensitive ion channel family protein; this encodes MFTATTGPCEDGEQTCNIAYEWFGNDTVAEVADVIIGKPLAITALVILGLVIRWVLHKLVDRLVASAEDGVLPDRVTRLPKRGKAVHAVAARDAATQTRRVQRAKTMGDLLKSVVTGVLVAIFGTMILSELGVNIAPIIASAGIVGVALGFGAQSLVKDFLSGIFMIFEDQYGVGDVVDVGEATGTIEAVSLRVTRLRDLNGTVWYVPNGEILRVGNMSQNWSRAVVDVNVAYGEDLVRVQDVLRDVSHGLWEDEDFRNVVIEAPEVTGVEMLAADSITLRVMVKTAPMEQWGVARELRQRIKARFDHEGIEIPFAQRVVWHREEVRAAHGTDVSAPESESEGERAGQDA
- a CDS encoding DUF5130 family protein — encoded protein: MPGGEHLTEAERARLDEAIRAAERLSRVEFSVFIGTAEGDPRSFATQLHNSLVAPSRSILVMVDPVARALEIVTGGWVRRTLTDRQVELAALQMRSAFAADDLVGGLVRGIHMLAEHARPPQTLHAGEA
- a CDS encoding acyltransferase — its product is MRLIPRLLNRAVHAGWRWVDRAGEIVPGTRAAEEFGSFGAGSCIDFPPATILNASSIHLGERTLVGRQVTLSVGWGTNEQALPPRGLVVGDRCVIGARTSITAHESIEIGDDVFFGQGVFVTDASHGYQVPDRPVGAQFGPSDPVVVGAGSWIGHHAVLLPGTRLGRNVVVAAGSIVRGVVEDHAVVAGNPARVVRRYEPGVGWVGSRGDVRPVLADDLDFLDEAVTG
- a CDS encoding OsmC family peroxiredoxin → MATTRTAQTTWQGSLQEGSGSVELQSSGVGTFDVSWPSRAESANGKTSPEELIAAAHSSCFSMALSAALSKAGTPPTTLETSAEVELTPGTGITGIKLTVVGTVEGISEEKFVEAATGAKEGCPVSQALAGTTITLDASLKS
- a CDS encoding globin, with product MGPVTTFYEEVGGFETFRRIVATFYEGVATDEVLRPMYPEEDLGPAEERFLLFLVQYWGGPTTYSETRGHPRLRMRHAPFQVTPESRDHWLKHFRAGLDAVDLTPEQEAQLWDYVTHAAQFMVNTVDEPPAAT
- a CDS encoding acyl-CoA thioesterase — protein: MRHVYECQVRWADQDLLGHVNNVVYVDYLQEARVDMLRTHGRSRQAEQLAEGVVVVRTEVGYRAPLFFDFRPVLVECWVTEIRAATFTLAYEVFHERPDGSRKVYLQAATVLTPYVFAEERPRRLSPEEREGLAAYLEPADRAPRVTFLERPATAGRYPVRVRFSDVDVYRHVNNVTYFEYFQEARIHYFEELGRRSEREVTRPLLVVARKEVDYRVPVLHRPEPYDAWSWISRVGNTSFDVQSELCDGDTVLARAHTTVVVVDADAQRPTPPDPAFREVLVAALP
- a CDS encoding HNH endonuclease signature motif containing protein, which translates into the protein MALIATLEHPLDTPADVLSLARAKQRAANAAEAELLEAAVQWCVLHPAESLDEAATWSVFRGFGDKPVCLAGEGAPFVTEFAVVEFAAGLGKSEDAGRAYLAEALELRYRLPKLWKKVTDLDLPAWKARSLARRTLHLPKKGAAFVDTHVAPVASTIGPAALERLLEEALVRFDPDEAQRVATERAEARHVTIQSRQVSFDGHVDVWATLDLADALDLDDALEKGAARLEALGCTDTLDARRSVALGDMARRQLSLEFDTDPKPLVVHVHQSPDGTLDDITRVENVRGFVLITQLADWCTRAARADTGKTITVKPVIDLAERIHVEAYEVPDRLSTQTRLRDLHCVFPWCTRPAHASSRVDDDHVIPHARGGPTATENIAPLCRRHHRAKTHGGWSQQSPSPGTFEWRSPTGLTYRVDHRGTHDLDPPPTDQPPPP